A stretch of the Mustela nigripes isolate SB6536 chromosome X, MUSNIG.SB6536, whole genome shotgun sequence genome encodes the following:
- the ZMAT1 gene encoding zinc finger matrin-type protein 1 isoform X6: MRTYVCHICNITFTSLEMFRSHMQGSEHQIKESIVTNPVKNSKTRDSSQDECADYIQVQKARGLESKTCFRKMERGSLETRGYREVVDSRSRHRMFEQRLPCESFRTYPGSYNISQTGENQLPHCSPAHSKKTYDSFQDELEDYIKVQKARGLDPKICFRKKRENSVETRRYREVDSGPRQRMFEPRFSLETSHTYQQPYNISPVESQLHHRLPARSKRTYDSFQDELEDYIKVQKARGLEPKTCFRKISDSSTETRKYKEMVDSKHRMFEQKLPLEASQTYTGSYSISQAVENQLPHCLPTNDSKQRVDSMTSCQPIRDYFSEKPVPLSLSQQENNSGPYSVESEVYKHLSSENSTSDHQAGHKRRHQKRRRHLEEGEERPEKEQSKHKRKKSCGDTDLDKDKSIRQRKRESDKVSVSSGKLKHRKKKKSHGVPTEKEERKHKKEKKKSVEEKTEEEMLWDESILGF; encoded by the exons ATGAGAACCTACGTTTGTCATATTTGTAATATCACCTTTACATCTTTAGAAATGTTCCGGTCCCATATGCAAGGAAGCGAACACCAAAttaa agaaTCCATTGTTACCAATCCAGTGAAGAATTCGAAGACACGAGACTCTTCCCAAGATGAATGTGCAGATTACATCCAAGTGCAGAAAGCCAGAGGACTGGAATCCAAGACTTGTTTCAGAAAGATGGAAAGGGGTTCTTTGGAAACCCGTGGGTACAGGGAAGTAGTTGATTCCAGATCCAGACATAGAATGTTTGAACAAAGACTCCCATGTGAGTCTTTCCGCACATACCCAGGATCATATAATATTTCACAAACAGGAGAAAACCAGTTACCTCATTGTTCACCAGCTCATTCAAAGAAGACCTATGATTCTTTCCAAGATGAACTAGAAGATTACATCAAAGTGCAGAAAGCCAGAGGACTAGATCCAAAgatttgtttcagaaaaaaaagagagaactctgTGGAAACCCGTAGGTACAGAGAAGTTGATTCTGGACCCAGACAAAGAATGTTTGAGCCAAGATTTTCACTTGAGACTTCTCATACCTACCAACAGCCATATAATATTTCACCAGTAGAAAGCCAGTTACATCACCGGTTACCAGCTCGTTCAAAGAGGACTTACGATTCTTTCCAAGATGAACTTGAAGATTACATCAAAGTGCAGAAAGCCAGAGGATTAGAGCCAAAGACTTGTTTTAGAAAGATTAGTGATAGCTCTACAGAAACCCGTAAGTACAAAGAAATGGTTGATTCCAAACATAGAATGTTTGAGCAAAAACTCCCATTGGAGGCTTCCCAGACCTATACAGGGTCATACAGTATTTCACAAGCAGTAGAAAACCAGTTACCTCATTGCTTGCCAACTAATGACAGCAAACAAAGAGTAGACTCTATGACCTCTTGTCAGCCCATCAGAGACTATTTCTCAGAAAAACCAGTACCCCTTAGCCTTAGTCAGCAAGAAAATAACTCTGGCCCATACAGTGTAGAATCTGAAGTTTACAAGCACCTCTCTTCAGAAAACAGTACCAGTGACCATCAAGCAGGTCATAAACGGAGACATCAGAAGAGAAGAAGGCACCTGGAGGAAGGCGAAGAAAGGCCAGAGAAAGAGCAGTCCaagcataaaaggaaaaagagttgtGGGGATACTGATCTAGACAAGGACAAGAGCATCcgacaaaggaaaagagagagtgatAAAGTCAGTGTCAGTTCAGGAAAGCTTAAAcatcggaaaaaaaaaaaaagccatggtgTACCTACTGAGAAAGAAGAACGTAagcacaagaaagagaaaaagaaatctgttgaagaaaagacagaagaggaaatgctTTGGGATGAATCTATTCTTGGATTTTga